A stretch of Aerococcaceae bacterium zg-252 DNA encodes these proteins:
- a CDS encoding CPBP family intramembrane metalloprotease, with product MKKYANIIMFLAYGIMMIISGHLIDVIGDTNAVLLNSVSTLALGIYLFHDHLKAEYHRIRQRITIPKLFLLSVGLFFLSGIVRLLLVYGLSEFINFDTLGQNQQELAEMQQNIPFVLFFFLTVISAPIVEELVFRHSLNGWVNPNNRVLQIVMYAVSTYLFAAAHVFALQDFIIYLPLSLVLIWMYARFDNNVMASLAFHFTNNAIATVVTLLSSLIPVEQLGEPVSTILHLFVK from the coding sequence ATGAAAAAATATGCTAATATAATTATGTTTCTTGCCTACGGTATCATGATGATAATCAGTGGTCATTTAATTGATGTCATTGGCGATACCAATGCTGTTTTACTAAATAGTGTCTCAACGCTGGCACTCGGCATTTATTTGTTTCATGACCACTTAAAAGCTGAATATCACCGGATTCGTCAACGCATTACAATACCAAAGCTATTCTTACTATCCGTTGGTTTATTTTTCCTAAGTGGGATTGTTCGCTTGTTATTAGTCTACGGATTATCCGAATTTATTAACTTTGATACACTCGGACAAAACCAACAAGAATTAGCTGAAATGCAACAAAATATACCATTTGTGCTATTCTTTTTCTTAACGGTTATTTCAGCACCTATTGTAGAAGAATTAGTTTTTCGCCATTCACTAAATGGTTGGGTCAATCCAAATAATCGAGTATTACAAATCGTCATGTATGCTGTATCAACCTATCTATTCGCAGCAGCCCATGTCTTTGCTTTACAAGATTTCATTATTTATTTACCATTATCCCTTGTACTCATCTGGATGTACGCTCGTTTCGATAACAATGTCATGGCATCTTTAGCCTTTCATTTTACCAATAATGCAATCGCAACAGTGGTGACACTTTTGTCATCCTTGATACCAGTAGAACAACTTGGCGAGCCAGTTAGCACCATTCTTCATTTATTTGTAAAATAA
- a CDS encoding acyl-CoA synthetase, whose amino-acid sequence MECSLLDKSFPYKPLNLYQNYRDSALQTPDVMIAVDTVMPAFPELATQTTYQHSHDAIVQRAYQLATYGIKHGDKVMIFKSAALDTYLLAVAVTYLGAIPVMVSYHLPTSTIETFIERLEQPFVLYDNATKSTMAAVTNLAKEQQLHIADLLNLAPTMVEHQPLPDDVICYMTHTSGTTGVPKLICHSANSMGWRTKWQKTVFDKIDTKRPLAFHISPVHSRYNIGVSSAMSLGFPLVSITHADFDTLEQVLTTYQPIALETHPNNFVRWAELAQAKPELFEQTRYYHSTFDAINYGTMAAFLSASKAQSPVFLQVYGQSECGPMILRSHRLETLTEQDARNMGVGLLDLTKARIADEQGRILPPNTDGNIHLYSKGRALTYYKEDERFQKTVYGEWWDSGDYGCINEDGHLILKDRQVDLIQDVNSNLALEDFLLDHLTFLNEVVIVKGKENRAQPVITLKDNQTMDWDAWWHQVSDLPHLYKPLIMKWEEIPRTATMKVQRRQLETMISE is encoded by the coding sequence ATGGAGTGTTCACTATTGGATAAAAGTTTCCCTTACAAACCACTAAATTTATATCAAAATTATCGTGATTCTGCATTACAAACACCAGACGTGATGATTGCCGTCGATACGGTTATGCCAGCCTTTCCTGAATTGGCAACTCAAACAACGTATCAACACAGTCACGATGCCATTGTGCAAAGAGCATATCAATTGGCTACTTATGGCATAAAGCACGGAGATAAGGTCATGATTTTCAAATCTGCTGCTTTGGATACCTATTTACTCGCCGTAGCCGTTACCTATTTAGGTGCGATTCCAGTCATGGTTTCATATCATTTACCTACATCAACTATTGAAACCTTTATCGAACGCTTAGAACAGCCCTTTGTGCTCTATGACAATGCGACTAAATCAACAATGGCAGCTGTCACTAACTTAGCCAAAGAACAACAATTACACATTGCTGACTTATTAAACTTAGCACCAACTATGGTCGAACACCAACCATTGCCAGACGATGTGATTTGTTATATGACCCATACTTCTGGTACAACCGGAGTACCAAAACTGATTTGTCACTCAGCCAATTCAATGGGCTGGCGTACAAAATGGCAGAAGACTGTTTTTGATAAAATTGATACAAAACGACCTTTAGCCTTTCACATTTCACCGGTTCATTCACGATACAATATCGGTGTCAGCTCTGCCATGTCACTCGGTTTTCCACTTGTATCAATCACTCATGCTGATTTTGATACACTAGAACAAGTACTTACCACGTATCAACCGATTGCATTAGAGACCCACCCAAACAACTTTGTTCGCTGGGCAGAGTTAGCACAAGCCAAACCAGAATTATTTGAACAAACTCGCTATTATCATTCAACCTTTGATGCAATCAATTATGGTACAATGGCTGCATTTTTATCGGCATCTAAAGCACAGTCGCCTGTCTTTTTACAAGTCTACGGACAAAGTGAGTGCGGCCCAATGATTTTACGGTCACATCGCTTAGAAACATTAACCGAACAAGATGCACGTAATATGGGAGTTGGACTCTTAGATTTAACAAAAGCTCGCATTGCCGATGAACAAGGACGTATTTTACCACCTAATACTGACGGAAATATTCATCTTTACTCAAAAGGTCGAGCATTAACTTACTATAAAGAAGATGAACGATTCCAAAAAACTGTCTATGGCGAATGGTGGGATAGTGGCGATTATGGCTGTATCAATGAAGACGGACACTTAATCTTAAAAGACCGTCAAGTTGACTTGATTCAAGATGTTAACAGTAACTTGGCACTTGAAGACTTCTTACTTGACCATTTAACTTTTTTAAATGAAGTTGTCATTGTCAAAGGAAAAGAAAATCGTGCACAACCTGTCATCACATTAAAAGACAATCAAACAATGGACTGGGACGCTTGGTGGCACCAAGTCAGCGATTTACCTCATTTATACAAACCATTAATTATGAAATGGGAAGAAATTCCACGCACAGCTACAATGAAAGTACAACGTAGACAATTGGAAACGATGATTAGTGAGTAG
- a CDS encoding ABC transporter ATP-binding protein: MITLENIHFSYGDTEILKDIHLTINSGEFIMLLGQSGCGKTTLLNLIGLMSNATSGNYTFCGEEVAHLSVDAKSRIRNQKIGFVFQAFHLINHLTVLDNVALPLGYAGVKTVERRQRAMKALEIVGLGEKSKNYPSELSDGQKQRVAIARALVINPQLIIADEPTGNLDSETGQLIMNYFAQLNQMGTTILMSTHNKDLTRYATRVIKMDDGRIKG, translated from the coding sequence ATGATTACGTTAGAAAATATTCATTTCTCGTATGGCGATACAGAAATTTTGAAAGATATTCACTTAACGATTAATAGTGGCGAATTTATCATGTTACTAGGTCAGTCTGGGTGTGGGAAGACAACTTTATTAAATTTAATCGGATTAATGTCCAACGCAACTTCAGGGAATTATACTTTTTGTGGCGAAGAAGTGGCACATTTATCGGTAGATGCAAAATCTAGAATTCGTAATCAGAAGATTGGCTTTGTTTTTCAGGCTTTTCATTTAATTAATCACTTAACAGTTTTAGATAATGTCGCTTTGCCATTAGGATATGCTGGGGTTAAAACGGTTGAGAGAAGACAACGAGCAATGAAAGCATTGGAAATTGTTGGATTAGGGGAGAAAAGTAAAAATTATCCATCTGAACTATCGGATGGCCAAAAGCAACGAGTAGCGATTGCAAGGGCATTAGTCATTAATCCACAATTAATAATTGCCGATGAACCAACAGGGAACTTAGATTCCGAAACTGGACAGTTGATTATGAATTATTTTGCACAATTAAATCAAATGGGGACTACTATATTAATGAGTACGCACAATAAGGATTTAACTCGATATGCAACAAGAGTTATCAAAATGGACGACGGTAGGATTAAGGGATAA